Proteins found in one Microcella daejeonensis genomic segment:
- the exaC gene encoding acetaldehyde dehydrogenase ExaC, with translation MTVYAPPGSPDCKVQFKSRYEHWIGGEWVKPAKGMYFEDISPVNGKPFAEVARGTAEDIEAALDAAHKAAPAWGRASTTERAAVLNRIADVIDANLELLAVAETWDNGKPIREPLNADLPLAADHFRYFAAAIRAQDGDFQEMDGDMTAYQYHEPLGVVGQIIPWNFPILMAAWKLAPAIAAGNAVVLKPAEQTPVSILVLIELIGDILPPGVINIVNGFGVEAGKPLASSNRIRKIAFTGETTTGRLILQYSSANIIPATLELGGKSPNVFFADVADKNDAFYDKAQEGFALFAFNQGEVCTCPSRALIEKPIYDSFLGDAVERTRAAVQGNPLDTGTQVGAQASNDQLEKIMSYIDIGKQEGAKLLLGGERNDLGGDLTDGYYVTPTIFEGHNGMRLFQEEIFGPVVAVTSFDGYDDAISIANDTLYGLGAGVWSRNGNVAYRAGRDIQAGRVWVNNYHAYPAGAAFGGYKSSGIGRENNKLALSHYQQTKNLLVSYSENKLGFF, from the coding sequence ATGACCGTCTACGCCCCTCCCGGTTCGCCCGACTGCAAGGTGCAGTTCAAGTCGCGCTACGAGCACTGGATCGGGGGTGAGTGGGTGAAGCCCGCCAAGGGCATGTACTTCGAGGACATCTCGCCGGTGAACGGCAAGCCCTTCGCCGAGGTCGCCCGCGGCACGGCGGAGGACATCGAGGCCGCGCTCGACGCGGCGCACAAGGCCGCCCCGGCCTGGGGCAGGGCCAGCACGACCGAGCGGGCCGCGGTGCTGAACAGGATCGCCGACGTCATCGACGCGAACCTCGAGCTGCTCGCCGTCGCCGAGACCTGGGACAACGGCAAGCCCATCCGCGAGCCCCTCAACGCCGACCTGCCCCTCGCGGCCGATCACTTCCGGTACTTCGCCGCCGCGATCCGCGCGCAGGACGGCGACTTCCAGGAGATGGACGGCGACATGACCGCCTACCAGTACCACGAGCCGCTCGGCGTGGTCGGGCAGATCATCCCGTGGAACTTCCCCATCCTCATGGCGGCGTGGAAGCTCGCTCCCGCGATCGCCGCCGGCAACGCCGTCGTGCTGAAGCCGGCGGAGCAGACGCCGGTGTCGATCCTCGTGCTCATCGAGCTCATCGGCGACATCCTGCCGCCCGGGGTCATCAACATCGTCAACGGGTTCGGGGTCGAGGCGGGCAAGCCGCTCGCGAGCAGCAACCGCATCCGCAAGATCGCCTTCACGGGCGAGACCACGACCGGCCGGCTCATCCTGCAGTACTCGAGCGCGAACATCATCCCGGCCACGCTCGAGCTCGGCGGCAAGAGCCCCAACGTCTTCTTCGCCGACGTGGCCGACAAGAATGACGCGTTCTACGACAAGGCGCAGGAGGGCTTCGCGCTCTTCGCCTTCAACCAGGGCGAGGTCTGCACCTGCCCGAGCCGCGCGCTCATCGAGAAGCCGATCTACGACAGCTTCCTGGGGGATGCCGTGGAGCGCACCCGCGCGGCGGTGCAGGGCAACCCGCTCGACACCGGCACGCAGGTCGGCGCGCAGGCCTCGAACGACCAGCTCGAGAAGATCATGAGCTACATCGACATCGGCAAGCAGGAGGGCGCGAAACTGCTGCTCGGCGGCGAGCGCAACGACCTCGGCGGCGACCTGACCGACGGCTACTACGTCACCCCGACGATCTTCGAGGGCCACAACGGCATGCGGCTGTTCCAGGAGGAGATCTTCGGCCCGGTCGTGGCGGTCACGAGCTTCGACGGCTACGACGACGCCATCTCGATCGCCAACGACACCCTCTACGGGCTCGGCGCGGGGGTCTGGTCCCGCAACGGCAACGTCGCCTACCGCGCCGGCCGCGACATCCAGGCCGGTCGCGTCTGGGTGAACAACTACCACGCCTACCCGGCGGGGGCGGCGTTCGGCGGCTACAAGAGCTCGGGGATCGGCCGCGAGAACAACAAGCTCGCCCTCTCGCACTACCAGCAGACGAAGAACCTGCTCGTGTCGTACAGCGAGAACAAGCTCGGGTTCTTCTGA
- a CDS encoding DUF779 domain-containing protein, which yields MLDSAVTIENETSSRVALSDAAVALLRRLQGIHGPLMFHQSGGCCDGSSPMCFPAGDFMTSAQDVLLGRFDLAEPGEEPQPIEFWMSSEQFAYWSHTHLTVDVVPGRGSGFSVEAPEGVRFLIRSRLMETAEPFA from the coding sequence ATGCTGGATTCCGCCGTCACGATCGAGAACGAGACGAGCTCGCGGGTTGCGTTGAGCGATGCGGCCGTGGCACTGCTGCGCCGGCTGCAGGGCATCCACGGGCCCCTGATGTTCCACCAGTCCGGCGGATGCTGCGACGGCTCCTCACCCATGTGCTTCCCCGCGGGCGATTTCATGACCTCGGCGCAGGACGTGCTGCTTGGCCGCTTCGACCTCGCCGAACCGGGCGAGGAGCCGCAGCCGATCGAGTTCTGGATGAGCAGCGAGCAGTTCGCCTACTGGAGCCACACGCACCTCACGGTCGACGTCGTGCCCGGCCGCGGCAGCGGATTCAGCGTCGAGGCGCCGGAGGGCGTGCGGTTCCTCATCCGCTCGCGGCTCATGGAGACCGCGGAGCCCTTCGCCTGA
- a CDS encoding bifunctional 3'-5' exonuclease/DNA polymerase: MHLAVDRHPGGMLVTDHRGGTEVVPAAAFPAYVVAQEGRSTPPRWVWSDTALWYPPLLRAGLRVERCHDLRLVEAIIAGAEGRAVRSFAARPRAALAMPERQSAALFDLEAEPREAERTPPAAELHAEQLAALARASTRAPGALALLAAAESAGALAAAEMTFTGLPWSAEDHERLLVEALGPRPAAGERPVHLAALAAEVERQLGVRPGSLAIDSPPELVAALRGAGIDVATTRSWELQRQRHPAIAPLLQYKTLSRLMTANGWNWLDEWVRDGRFRPTFVPGGVVTGRWASDGGGALQLPRQVRSAVRADEGWVLVVADAAQLEPRILTALSQDAEMARAGAGVDLYQGIVDSGAVDSREQAKLGMLGAMYGGTTGQSARVLPRLQRVFPRAIAYVEEAARAGERGETVRTRLGRTSPSPGEEWRERQLLAAAEGAGESERRDARTAARGQGRFTRNFAVQGTAAEWALAWMAGVRRRLWSAEGGPLARQPHLVFFLHDELMVHAPAARAEEAATALREAAADAGRLLFGDAPVTFPVTVATVQRYSEAK; encoded by the coding sequence GTGCATCTCGCCGTCGACCGCCACCCCGGGGGGATGCTCGTCACCGACCACCGCGGCGGCACCGAGGTCGTCCCGGCCGCCGCCTTCCCCGCCTACGTCGTCGCGCAGGAGGGCCGCTCCACCCCGCCCCGATGGGTCTGGAGCGACACGGCGCTCTGGTACCCGCCGCTGCTCCGCGCGGGGTTGCGGGTCGAGCGCTGCCACGACCTCCGCCTCGTCGAGGCCATCATCGCGGGGGCCGAGGGTCGCGCGGTGCGATCGTTCGCGGCGCGACCGCGGGCGGCCCTCGCGATGCCGGAGCGGCAGTCCGCCGCGCTCTTCGACCTGGAGGCGGAACCGCGCGAGGCGGAGCGGACCCCGCCGGCGGCGGAGCTGCACGCCGAGCAGCTCGCGGCTCTCGCCCGCGCCTCGACGCGCGCGCCCGGCGCGCTCGCGCTGCTCGCGGCCGCCGAGTCGGCCGGAGCCCTCGCCGCCGCGGAGATGACCTTCACCGGGTTGCCGTGGAGCGCGGAGGACCACGAACGGCTGCTCGTCGAGGCTCTCGGCCCCCGCCCGGCGGCGGGGGAGCGCCCCGTGCACCTCGCCGCCCTCGCGGCCGAGGTCGAGCGGCAGCTCGGCGTGCGCCCCGGCTCGCTCGCGATCGACTCGCCGCCTGAGCTCGTGGCCGCGCTGCGCGGCGCCGGCATCGATGTCGCCACGACCCGCTCGTGGGAGCTGCAGCGGCAGCGGCATCCCGCGATCGCCCCGCTGCTGCAGTACAAGACCCTCAGTCGCCTCATGACGGCGAACGGGTGGAACTGGCTCGACGAGTGGGTGCGCGACGGGCGGTTCCGGCCGACCTTCGTGCCCGGCGGGGTCGTGACCGGGCGCTGGGCCTCCGACGGCGGGGGAGCGCTGCAGCTGCCGCGGCAGGTGCGCAGCGCCGTGCGGGCCGACGAGGGCTGGGTGCTCGTCGTAGCCGATGCGGCGCAGCTCGAGCCGCGCATCCTCACCGCGCTCTCGCAGGATGCGGAGATGGCGCGGGCCGGCGCAGGCGTCGACCTGTACCAGGGCATCGTCGACAGCGGGGCGGTCGACTCCCGCGAGCAGGCGAAGCTCGGCATGCTCGGCGCGATGTACGGCGGTACGACGGGGCAGAGCGCCCGGGTGCTGCCGCGGCTGCAACGGGTGTTCCCGCGCGCGATCGCCTACGTCGAGGAGGCCGCTCGGGCCGGAGAGCGCGGGGAGACGGTGCGCACCCGTCTCGGCCGCACCTCGCCCTCGCCCGGCGAGGAGTGGCGCGAGCGGCAGCTGCTCGCCGCGGCCGAGGGGGCGGGCGAGAGCGAGCGGCGGGATGCCCGCACCGCGGCCCGCGGGCAGGGCCGGTTCACCCGCAACTTCGCGGTGCAGGGCACCGCGGCCGAGTGGGCGCTCGCGTGGATGGCGGGGGTGCGCCGACGACTCTGGAGCGCCGAGGGCGGGCCGCTCGCCCGGCAGCCGCACCTGGTGTTCTTCCTGCACGACGAGCTGATGGTGCACGCTCCGGCGGCCCGCGCCGAGGAGGCCGCGACCGCGCTGCGGGAGGCGGCCGCGGATGCCGGGCGGCTGCTCTTCGGCGACGCGCCGGTGACGTTCCCGGTCACGGTCGCGACCGTGCAGCGGTACAGCGAGGCGAAGTAG
- a CDS encoding PadR family transcriptional regulator: MTLRHSLLAVLTLGPAYGYQLHAEVVERTRRDAPLNVGQVYSTLDRLRRDGLVEDAGSTPDNLPLYRLTGSGGIEARMYLTEPDLADWHDMVERVLLALSLPGDHAPELIASYRRLWAPRPGVSDEVIDPTGGAAQASAAHAQRLLRSAALAWLDSLPQLDPWPLRTDRRRRGRRAAEADVQTESDAAVSRDAAG, from the coding sequence ATGACGCTGCGTCATTCCCTCCTCGCCGTGCTCACCCTCGGACCGGCGTACGGCTACCAGCTGCACGCCGAGGTCGTCGAGCGCACCCGCCGCGACGCCCCCCTCAACGTCGGGCAGGTCTACTCCACCCTCGACCGCCTGCGGCGCGACGGTCTCGTCGAGGACGCCGGCAGCACACCCGACAACCTGCCGCTCTACCGCCTCACCGGATCGGGCGGCATCGAGGCGCGCATGTACCTCACCGAGCCCGATCTCGCCGACTGGCACGACATGGTCGAGCGGGTGCTGCTCGCGCTCTCCCTGCCGGGGGATCACGCTCCCGAGCTCATCGCGAGCTACCGGCGTCTGTGGGCCCCCCGACCGGGCGTCTCCGACGAGGTCATCGACCCGACCGGCGGCGCCGCGCAGGCCTCGGCCGCCCACGCGCAGCGACTGCTGCGCTCCGCCGCCCTCGCCTGGCTCGACTCGCTGCCGCAGCTCGACCCCTGGCCCCTGCGCACCGATCGCCGGCGTCGCGGCCGTCGCGCCGCCGAGGCCGACGTTCAGACCGAGTCGGACGCCGCGGTCTCGCGCGACGCCGCGGGCTGA
- a CDS encoding DUF3145 domain-containing protein, with translation MTTGASSSTTDAASAPVARGVLYVHSAPRALSPHIEWAAGRALGRPVSFDWIEQPALAGAQRTEFVWEGDRGSAARMASALRGWEHLRFEVTEDAGHGTDGGRWMHTPDLGIFYAQTDVAGNMVIPEDRLRYAMEVAGSNALELHRELRLALGQAWDDELEAFRHAGDGSRVVWLHRAG, from the coding sequence ATGACGACGGGGGCCTCGTCATCGACGACCGACGCGGCGAGCGCGCCCGTGGCGCGCGGCGTGCTCTACGTCCACTCGGCACCGCGCGCGCTGAGCCCGCACATCGAGTGGGCCGCGGGCCGCGCCCTCGGCCGCCCCGTCAGCTTCGACTGGATCGAGCAGCCCGCCCTCGCCGGCGCCCAGCGCACCGAGTTCGTCTGGGAGGGCGATCGCGGATCGGCGGCCCGCATGGCGAGCGCGCTGCGCGGCTGGGAGCACCTGCGGTTCGAGGTGACGGAGGACGCCGGGCACGGGACGGACGGCGGCCGGTGGATGCACACTCCCGACCTCGGCATCTTCTACGCGCAGACGGACGTCGCCGGCAACATGGTGATCCCCGAGGACCGCCTGCGGTACGCCATGGAGGTCGCCGGATCCAACGCTCTCGAGCTGCACCGCGAGCTGCGGCTCGCGCTCGGGCAGGCCTGGGACGACGAGCTCGAGGCGTTCCGGCACGCGGGCGACGGCAGTCGCGTCGTCTGGCTGCACCGCGCGGGCTGA
- a CDS encoding beta-ketoacyl-[acyl-carrier-protein] synthase family protein, whose product MTTIVVTGIGATSPLGGTARESWDALLRGESGSRPLEQEWVAAHELPVTFAAQAKVRPSEVLERQEVKRLDPSAQFALIAAREAWADAGAPDIEPERILVDYATGIGGLWTLLDAWDVLKEKGPRRVLPMTIPMLMPNAAAAAISMGLGARAGARTVVSACASGTEAIANAYEHLQQGLADIVVAGGTEAVVHPLPIAAFASMQALSRRNDDPAAASRPYDTGRDGFVLGEGAAAIVLETKEHALARGARIYAELAGGSVTSDSYHITAPDPEGSGAARAVLAALAQAGASVDDVTHINAHATSTPVGDIAEFEALKRVFGDRVGSIPVSATKASTGHLLGGTGALEAIFTILALHERTAPPTINLDEQDERIPLDVVTSPRALGDGPQLAISNSFGFGGHNSVIAFRSYDD is encoded by the coding sequence ATGACCACCATCGTCGTCACCGGAATCGGTGCCACCTCCCCCCTCGGCGGCACCGCCCGCGAGAGCTGGGACGCCCTGCTGCGCGGGGAGTCGGGCAGCCGCCCGCTCGAGCAGGAGTGGGTGGCCGCGCACGAGCTGCCCGTCACCTTCGCCGCGCAGGCCAAGGTGCGCCCCTCGGAGGTGCTCGAGCGCCAGGAGGTCAAGCGCCTCGACCCCTCCGCGCAGTTCGCCCTCATCGCCGCCCGCGAGGCCTGGGCCGACGCCGGCGCTCCCGACATCGAGCCCGAGCGCATCCTCGTCGACTACGCCACCGGCATCGGCGGTCTCTGGACCCTGCTCGACGCCTGGGACGTGCTGAAGGAGAAGGGCCCGCGCCGGGTCCTCCCCATGACCATCCCCATGCTCATGCCGAACGCCGCCGCGGCCGCGATCAGCATGGGTCTCGGTGCGCGCGCCGGCGCCCGCACCGTCGTCTCCGCCTGCGCCTCGGGCACCGAGGCCATCGCCAACGCCTACGAGCACCTGCAGCAGGGCCTCGCCGACATCGTCGTCGCCGGCGGCACCGAGGCCGTCGTGCACCCGCTGCCGATCGCCGCCTTCGCCTCGATGCAGGCGCTCTCGCGGCGCAACGACGACCCCGCCGCCGCCTCACGCCCCTACGACACCGGCCGCGACGGCTTCGTGCTCGGGGAGGGCGCCGCCGCGATCGTGCTCGAGACGAAGGAGCACGCCCTCGCCCGCGGCGCCCGCATCTACGCCGAGCTCGCCGGCGGCTCGGTCACGAGCGACTCGTACCACATCACCGCTCCCGACCCCGAGGGCTCCGGTGCGGCGCGCGCCGTGCTCGCCGCCCTCGCGCAGGCCGGGGCGAGCGTCGACGACGTGACCCACATCAACGCCCACGCCACGTCGACCCCCGTCGGCGACATCGCCGAGTTCGAGGCGCTCAAGCGCGTCTTCGGCGACCGCGTCGGCTCCATCCCCGTCTCGGCGACCAAGGCCTCGACCGGCCACCTGCTCGGCGGCACGGGTGCCCTCGAGGCGATCTTCACGATCCTCGCTCTCCACGAGCGCACCGCTCCCCCGACCATCAACCTCGACGAGCAGGACGAGCGCATCCCGCTCGACGTCGTCACGAGCCCGCGCGCGCTCGGCGACGGGCCGCAGCTGGCGATCTCGAACTCGTTCGGCTTCGGCGGCCACAACTCGGTCATCGCGTTCCGCTCGTACGACGACTGA
- a CDS encoding acyl carrier protein: MALSTEEVLAGLAELVNDETGIATDSVQMDKSFTDDLDIDSISMMTIVVNAEEKFDVKIPDEEVKNLKTVGDAVTFITNAQG, encoded by the coding sequence ATGGCACTGTCCACCGAAGAAGTCCTCGCCGGCCTGGCCGAGCTCGTGAACGACGAGACGGGCATCGCGACCGACTCCGTCCAGATGGACAAGTCGTTCACCGACGACCTCGACATCGACTCGATCTCGATGATGACCATCGTCGTCAACGCCGAGGAGAAGTTCGACGTGAAGATCCCCGACGAAGAGGTCAAGAACCTCAAGACCGTCGGCGACGCCGTCACCTTCATCACCAACGCCCAGGGCTGA
- a CDS encoding beta-ketoacyl-ACP synthase III, whose amino-acid sequence MTEPVLQQSVGVPFTRILSLGAARGDVTVPNDDIVGPIDSSDEWIRQRTGVITRMRASESVGAIDLAEAASREAIERAGIDPSEIGAVIVSTISNAVQTPSLAALLAERIGANPAPAYDVSAACAGYTYGIAQADALVRAGAARYVLVVGAEKLSDFAKPTDRTISFLLADGAGAAIVGPSDTPGIAASVWGSDGSKWETIGMDRTIAEGVDAGEFPTLRQEGQTVFRWAVWEMAKVAQRALDAAGVTADQLAAFIPHQANMRIIDEFAKQLKLPESVAIARDIATTGNTSAASIPLATHRLLEEHPELSGGLALQIGFGAGLVFGAQVVRLP is encoded by the coding sequence ATGACCGAGCCCGTGCTGCAGCAGTCCGTCGGGGTGCCGTTCACCCGCATCCTCTCCCTCGGGGCCGCCCGCGGCGACGTGACCGTGCCCAACGACGACATCGTCGGCCCCATCGACTCCTCCGACGAGTGGATCCGCCAGCGCACCGGCGTCATCACCCGCATGCGGGCCTCCGAGAGCGTCGGTGCGATCGACCTCGCCGAAGCCGCCTCCCGCGAGGCCATCGAGCGCGCCGGCATCGACCCGAGCGAGATCGGCGCGGTTATCGTCTCGACGATCTCCAACGCCGTGCAGACCCCCTCGCTCGCGGCGCTGCTCGCCGAGCGCATCGGGGCGAACCCCGCACCCGCCTACGACGTCTCCGCGGCCTGCGCCGGCTACACCTACGGCATCGCCCAGGCGGATGCCCTAGTGCGCGCCGGAGCCGCCCGCTACGTGCTCGTGGTCGGCGCCGAGAAGCTCAGCGACTTCGCGAAGCCCACCGATCGCACCATCTCCTTCCTCCTCGCCGACGGCGCCGGAGCGGCCATCGTCGGTCCGAGCGACACCCCCGGCATCGCGGCGAGCGTCTGGGGCTCCGACGGCTCGAAGTGGGAGACCATCGGCATGGATCGCACGATCGCCGAGGGCGTCGACGCGGGCGAGTTCCCCACCCTGCGCCAGGAGGGCCAGACGGTCTTCCGCTGGGCCGTGTGGGAGATGGCGAAGGTCGCCCAGCGCGCCCTCGACGCCGCGGGCGTGACGGCCGATCAGCTCGCCGCCTTCATCCCGCACCAGGCGAACATGCGCATCATCGACGAGTTCGCCAAGCAGCTGAAGCTGCCGGAGTCGGTGGCGATCGCGCGCGACATCGCCACGACCGGCAACACCTCGGCGGCGAGCATCCCGCTGGCCACCCATCGGCTGCTCGAGGAGCACCCCGAGCTCAGCGGCGGACTCGCCCTGCAGATCGGCTTCGGCGCCGGACTCGTCTTCGGCGCGCAGGTCGTGCGCCTGCCCTGA
- a CDS encoding ACP S-malonyltransferase codes for MIVVVAPGQGSQTPGFLEPWVADPAHRARLESFGEAAGLDLVAHGTTSDADSIRDTAIAQPLIVAASLLSAAALLEGRADRVGAVAGHSVGEFAAAAIAEVMTEQEALALVRQRGLAMAEAAALVPTGMSAVLGGDADALAERLVELGLEPANVNGGGQTVVAGELNNLEALAADPVRGSRVIPLQVAGAFHTSYMRPAVDRVRSAAAAIEARAPRIRLYTNHDGTVVTDGARAIELLVGQVASPVRWDLCMESMAADGVTGIIELLPAGALTGLAKRGLKGVPTVAVKTPDDLPAAIEMLENA; via the coding sequence ATGATCGTCGTCGTCGCCCCCGGACAGGGCTCCCAGACCCCCGGCTTCCTCGAGCCGTGGGTCGCCGACCCCGCGCACCGCGCCCGACTCGAATCCTTCGGCGAGGCCGCCGGGCTCGACCTCGTCGCCCACGGCACCACCTCCGACGCCGACAGCATCCGCGACACCGCGATCGCGCAGCCGCTCATCGTCGCCGCCTCCCTGCTGAGCGCCGCAGCGCTCCTCGAGGGGCGCGCCGACCGCGTCGGCGCCGTCGCCGGGCACTCCGTCGGCGAGTTCGCCGCCGCCGCGATCGCGGAGGTGATGACCGAGCAGGAGGCCCTCGCCCTCGTGCGGCAGCGCGGACTCGCCATGGCCGAGGCCGCCGCCCTCGTGCCGACCGGCATGAGCGCCGTCCTGGGCGGCGACGCGGATGCCCTCGCCGAGCGCCTCGTCGAGCTCGGGCTCGAGCCGGCCAACGTCAACGGCGGCGGGCAGACCGTGGTCGCGGGCGAGCTGAACAACCTGGAGGCGCTCGCCGCCGACCCCGTGCGCGGCAGCCGGGTGATCCCGCTGCAGGTCGCCGGCGCGTTCCACACCAGCTACATGCGGCCCGCGGTGGACCGCGTGCGCAGCGCGGCCGCGGCCATCGAGGCGCGCGCGCCCCGCATCCGGCTATACACCAACCACGACGGCACGGTCGTCACCGACGGCGCCCGCGCGATCGAGCTGCTCGTCGGCCAGGTCGCCTCCCCTGTGCGCTGGGATCTCTGCATGGAGTCGATGGCCGCCGACGGCGTCACCGGCATCATCGAGCTGCTGCCCGCCGGCGCTCTCACGGGTCTCGCCAAGCGCGGCCTCAAGGGCGTGCCGACCGTCGCCGTGAAGACCCCCGACGACCTCCCCGCCGCTATCGAGATGCTGGAGAACGCATGA
- a CDS encoding PucR family transcriptional regulator, with product MTKAQTLSYLRNISGDLATATLKRLDDTLPWYRDMPPSRRSAVGLVAQAGISSLISWYDDPTSQPWIAADVFGAAPRELLRSVSLQQTLQLIRVTVEVVEERVTSGDQGLREAILLYSREIAFAAADVYARAAEARGLWDARLEALVVDSILSGEYDNELPSRIAALGWNGHGSVCVLVGTTPRIVDVDQIRRTARHVDADVLIGVQGNRLVIVIGRAAPKSEEPPTVPLAFPQIAEGLEPFFGTGHLVLGPEVPDVVDAGKSAKAALAGFAVARSWRNAPRPALADDLLPERALAGDPIARGTLINRIYKPLKQHNVELLTTLWAYLDNGRSLEATARELFVHPNTVRYRLKRISELIGWDATGAREAIILQCALIVGSISEPEPPRR from the coding sequence ATGACCAAGGCGCAGACGCTGTCGTACCTGCGCAACATCTCGGGCGATCTCGCGACCGCGACGCTCAAGCGGCTCGACGACACCCTCCCCTGGTACCGCGACATGCCGCCGAGCCGCCGCAGCGCGGTCGGCCTCGTCGCGCAGGCCGGCATCTCCTCGCTCATCAGCTGGTACGACGATCCCACCTCGCAGCCGTGGATCGCGGCCGACGTCTTCGGAGCCGCTCCGCGCGAGCTGCTGCGGTCGGTGAGCCTGCAGCAGACGCTCCAGCTCATCCGCGTCACGGTCGAGGTCGTCGAGGAGCGCGTCACGAGCGGCGACCAGGGCCTGCGCGAGGCCATCCTGCTGTACAGCCGCGAGATCGCCTTCGCCGCGGCCGACGTCTACGCCCGCGCCGCCGAGGCACGAGGGCTGTGGGATGCCCGGCTCGAGGCCCTCGTCGTCGACTCGATCCTCAGCGGCGAGTACGACAACGAGCTGCCCAGCCGCATCGCCGCCCTCGGCTGGAACGGCCACGGCTCGGTCTGCGTGCTCGTCGGCACGACGCCGCGCATCGTCGACGTCGACCAGATCCGCCGCACGGCCCGGCACGTCGACGCCGATGTGCTCATCGGGGTGCAGGGCAACCGCCTCGTCATCGTCATCGGCCGCGCCGCGCCGAAGTCGGAGGAGCCGCCGACCGTGCCGCTCGCCTTCCCCCAGATCGCCGAGGGCCTCGAGCCCTTCTTCGGCACCGGGCACCTCGTGCTCGGTCCGGAGGTTCCCGACGTCGTCGACGCCGGGAAGAGCGCCAAGGCCGCGCTCGCCGGGTTCGCCGTCGCGCGCTCCTGGCGCAACGCCCCGCGGCCCGCCCTCGCCGACGACCTGCTGCCCGAGCGCGCGCTGGCCGGGGATCCGATCGCCCGCGGCACGCTCATCAACCGCATCTACAAGCCGCTCAAGCAGCACAACGTCGAGCTCCTCACCACGCTGTGGGCCTACCTCGACAACGGCCGGAGCCTCGAGGCGACCGCCCGGGAGCTCTTCGTGCATCCCAACACCGTGCGCTACCGCCTCAAGCGCATCAGCGAGCTGATCGGCTGGGACGCCACGGGCGCCCGCGAGGCGATCATCCTGCAGTGCGCCCTCATCGTCGGCTCCATCTCCGAGCCGGAGCCGCCGCGACGCTGA